Proteins encoded in a region of the Bartonella taylorii genome:
- a CDS encoding filamentous hemagglutinin yields MINNPSSLLLLGMAGLFPQSHYLTAEEEKHLQEGADGKVHVFLNGIFTPPYEAAVYAVQHAKDKNVPLYFVVFPEADSAISELLVAGYQKFMENNFWGLTNSTQEAKDLTSRYGNTGLHFDAHSRGSLTGFNMMNSFKQEGVNDVAGNTTISFHGPAANVLAASGLLGYVSGGKQTTIGFDGHRYDFVSRWIGGNGYTYETIPAGSNWWKEWWNMFSNPYNPHTCLGDAGPKCRDIYGLSHRVQFPLRRKK; encoded by the coding sequence ATGATCAACAATCCCTCATCCTTGCTTTTGCTTGGAATGGCGGGATTGTTTCCTCAATCACATTATTTAACGGCTGAAGAAGAAAAGCATTTACAAGAAGGTGCTGATGGCAAGGTGCATGTGTTCCTCAATGGCATTTTTACTCCACCATATGAGGCCGCTGTTTATGCGGTTCAACATGCGAAGGATAAAAATGTACCGCTTTATTTTGTTGTGTTCCCAGAAGCGGATTCTGCTATTTCAGAACTTTTGGTCGCGGGCTATCAGAAGTTTATGGAAAATAACTTTTGGGGTTTGACCAATTCCACACAAGAAGCAAAAGATCTAACGTCTCGCTATGGTAACACAGGATTGCATTTTGATGCCCATAGTCGAGGCAGTTTGACAGGCTTTAATATGATGAATTCTTTCAAACAAGAAGGTGTAAATGATGTAGCTGGCAATACAACGATCAGTTTCCATGGACCAGCGGCTAATGTTTTGGCGGCATCCGGTCTGTTAGGTTATGTGAGTGGTGGCAAACAAACCACTATTGGCTTTGATGGGCATAGATATGACTTTGTAAGCCGATGGATTGGCGGTAATGGCTATACTTATGAGACAATACCTGCTGGTAGTAACTGGTGGAAAGAATGGTGGAATATGTTCTCAAATCCTTATAATCCCCATACTTGCCTTGGAGATGCGGGTCCAAAATGTCGAGATATATATGGACTTTCCCATCGAGTACAATTCCCTTTAAGGAGGAAAAAATGA
- a CDS encoding hemagglutinin repeat-containing protein: protein MRYEQRAKRATWFEVLVSSTMLKKVLLGGIGLPFLLQPATLQAQIAVDPNASVAHRPDIVAAPNGVPSIDIVTPNGKGLSHNKYYDFNIGNPGVILNNHAQEVGQSQLGGIMPGNPHLRYSGSAKVILNEVTSSKRSALHGPAEVFGHQADVIIANPNGISCDGCGFINTPHATLTTGVPEIDGSGFLKGFEVQGGDITFGPQGANFFSSQGAVDIVDIVSRTVHFEGAVAGRTIGVTAGTGHFDYASGQMKELTDITGKPEYAIDGSALGALQADRIKLVATEKGVGVRMRHDMAANAGQLHLSADGKISLKDVFGHDGVVLQSKSDTLHAKHITSKKHVEIAAKKGVTLETVGADGHLSVDAQDGLLTISGKATSGSNLELSSRHALQVSGLGAGADVTLESGGALNIGGTVLAGGNLRAHAGGDIQAYFLAGGVDMAATQAAGSLVLGSHGDVDLQSGGGIINAANIYGAGNVTLVAYHGLSVSQTILSHHNVAIHVEPHAGIHFGQVLAHGRADIHGGAVDFSTMMTGDDAVLKVGSLDAGTLMTGLDFVHSQVSPSNPTGDLVFHDKGSLSITAQRGVKVGHIISGGNIDLFAGNDIYYDQIIGYGTATLTSVSGGISVENVLSAKGDVRLTANTLDLSNNRSHIYTPQTLYLTADHIYVSGSTLIYGGLDFQSTNVLDIHHARLQAVTDEGGTGDILFVAPGVMVDEATSVLAARDFVIKTGELKNSGQLAAGHNLAFSVRGDARNSKTGLIYVKGNGALQVDGALRNDFGAIVAEGDLSFTNAEGTGKSLSLVNKAGFIQVGGNLNIQTNSLKNEADSTPVITEKTEEVAIAFEKPEGFDSIKNAILYHTTSIANELGMELWGVSYKEAECSGNTCNLHIKNSLANKEATYGKITLEDGIVYKAFTWKEENKSWLFFQGYRWNNLSHMIQKTVTQEFSPTRQGMIQSHGNLIINADTIDNHYSSIEAGGNADIHANVLTNLGATAYKNTYMGCQANTDAYCYAYNADGSRNVALDIINNDGFRQTGSKVLDSVSGLVQAGGTLNLVVDQLNNTAAKGSITGDAHFEAKTVEGNPLEDLSGLTGAGALFTPKVDLNNAGELSDGLPLPKPQSGGVGGTLPKQNFIYETRAEFLDVGKFYGSAYFLNRIGYNPDREIFFLGDAYFEKQLIEKQMRDLVGQGLGKGSFIPGSDAIEQVKNLLDVGADYAKTHNLTFGEPLSEEQLASLEAPMVIYVRQQVKGMDVYAPVLYIPEKERASFVSAGALIMGDDVNITSQNTSNSTITNSGRIAANHQLHVHGGDILSQGGHFAAGGDAFLVAQKNIRLDAGRTTVDGVETVLNTDALSAGGNASVIAKQDLTASGVRITTKGDLAMATEQGNLTIGSAQTHYHSEQGDATMHHKSEVNSGGSTTLASGKDLNVLGSDVQTKDKLLLQAEGNVSIDATRNSMDNHTQDGQTSHVTLHNGSHLSSGKDTTVLSGQDIHIAASDIDAKGNVALGAQREITIGVRNDERDYHFQGSDFSIDRQESISLGSSIKSGGDTTVVAGQDGKAHDLSITGSSIAAEGKVGLKASNDILINNAEDSSHREISSYTDGGFFGGSSSYHETFGATQVVGSSIAGEKGVALESGNNTQIVASMLTAGKPGEITDQAKADITIHSGGKITIKGIQEHYDQQEQSSESSFLHEESSNSSQSHSTTVSSILGATGNIITQSDKETTITASHMFANEGIHVTGENVTIDGMTDHHKSHSETHETGFGVGSGKGFVSVYGSESKTENEESFEHQGSSLNGKNITITATKKDVNVVGSDFTAQENIHVSAVHDINVSPGHNRHSASSKEERTGFGFQFEKNPSGASVGVGIASAKDTGDQWENTNTPSHFKAGKDVQINGGNDVNLQETIVSADRDVNIDAGNNITLSESYDTSNAKEKHEKSFAGVTGSVNVGILGAVQDVRDAAKRFGHGDTKHKIGNGLIAGLKGYDLYSKGKGLYNGMKDGKLKQSVRDIADVSASVTVGFKTEKEEASVQTSTAVTDSIEGGRSINIHAHEGSIHSIGADIIAGTNPVYANDEQSGNITLDARQHILFESAQNTQSTQNRSESASMNIGYSYGTGGTGWMGNASFGKGKGSSEEVQQKNSHIIGTGTVHSTSGGNTTLEGAVLSGNRVEMDVGGDFTVISRSDTGHSSSKQNSLSIGFNGGKKNDAATTNISLNKDKSSSDYHSVVEQSGIKAGDGGFKINVKDKTTLTGGIIESTAPADKNSLTTGSISTSDISNSAHAQASSDGISISAGGPMYQGKYGVGKNIAKNVLDHSKAKDSEEGYTKSAISDGTIVITDEAGQKALTGQDVEQAIASLNRDTATAHKGVQQLDVGKLEQIVHENREMVTQLLEEGFKYSDDSYKTMFIKEHPIAVVDRDEKGNIIYETDANGQYIKDARGQSIPHAHYLTDEEKEHLQEGADGKVHVFLNGIFTPPYEAAVYAVQHAKDKNVPLYFVVFPEADSAISELLVAGYQKFMENNFWGLTNSTQEAKDLTSRYGNTGLHFDAHSRGSLTGFNMMNSFKQEGVNDVAGNTTISFFGPAANVLAASGLLGYVSGGKQTTIGFDGNRYDFVSRIIGGNGYTYETIPAGSNVLTEWWRVIMNPISSHTCLGDAGPKCQKFYGTSHREQFPLSKSRSKK, encoded by the coding sequence ATGAGATATGAGCAGAGAGCAAAAAGAGCAACATGGTTTGAAGTTTTAGTCTCCAGTACGATGCTCAAAAAGGTTTTGCTAGGTGGGATTGGTTTACCTTTTCTTTTACAACCAGCAACACTACAGGCACAAATTGCTGTTGACCCTAACGCAAGTGTCGCTCATCGCCCAGATATTGTGGCAGCACCCAATGGGGTTCCCTCGATTGATATTGTTACACCCAATGGCAAGGGCTTATCACATAATAAATATTACGATTTCAATATTGGCAATCCAGGTGTCATTTTAAACAATCACGCGCAAGAAGTAGGACAATCGCAGTTGGGTGGCATTATGCCGGGCAATCCGCATTTGCGCTACTCTGGTTCGGCGAAAGTAATTTTAAATGAAGTCACCAGCAGCAAGCGCAGTGCGCTTCATGGTCCAGCGGAGGTTTTTGGGCATCAAGCCGATGTGATTATAGCCAATCCCAATGGGATAAGTTGTGATGGTTGTGGCTTTATCAATACGCCCCATGCGACCTTAACCACGGGTGTACCAGAAATTGATGGGAGTGGTTTTCTGAAAGGGTTTGAGGTTCAAGGTGGGGATATCACCTTTGGACCCCAGGGTGCGAATTTTTTCTCAAGCCAAGGGGCTGTTGATATTGTCGATATTGTCTCACGCACAGTGCATTTTGAAGGAGCTGTTGCGGGGAGGACAATTGGAGTGACAGCAGGGACCGGTCACTTTGATTATGCTTCTGGGCAGATGAAGGAGTTGACCGATATTACCGGCAAGCCGGAATATGCGATAGACGGTTCTGCGTTAGGGGCTCTACAAGCGGACAGAATAAAACTTGTGGCAACGGAAAAAGGTGTTGGGGTTCGCATGCGCCATGATATGGCAGCCAATGCGGGGCAGTTGCATCTTTCTGCTGATGGAAAAATCTCGTTGAAGGATGTTTTTGGTCATGATGGTGTTGTTCTTCAATCAAAAAGCGATACCCTTCATGCAAAGCACATTACGTCGAAAAAGCATGTTGAGATTGCAGCAAAAAAAGGTGTCACGTTAGAGACAGTTGGCGCGGATGGTCATTTGAGCGTAGATGCGCAGGATGGGCTTTTAACGATTAGCGGAAAAGCCACCTCTGGGAGCAATCTGGAGCTTTCTTCGCGCCATGCTCTGCAAGTTTCAGGGCTTGGCGCTGGCGCTGATGTGACCCTTGAATCTGGTGGCGCACTGAATATTGGTGGTACGGTTTTAGCGGGGGGCAATTTAAGGGCGCATGCCGGTGGTGATATACAAGCCTATTTTTTAGCTGGTGGGGTTGATATGGCAGCAACACAAGCTGCTGGTAGCCTTGTTTTGGGCAGCCATGGGGATGTTGATCTCCAAAGTGGAGGCGGGATCATTAATGCCGCAAATATTTATGGAGCAGGGAATGTCACACTTGTTGCATATCATGGGCTTTCTGTTTCTCAAACGATCCTATCGCATCACAATGTTGCCATTCATGTTGAACCTCATGCCGGCATTCATTTTGGGCAAGTTTTAGCCCATGGCAGAGCAGATATTCATGGTGGGGCGGTTGATTTTTCTACCATGATGACAGGTGATGATGCGGTTTTAAAGGTGGGAAGCCTTGATGCAGGCACATTGATGACAGGTTTAGATTTTGTTCACTCTCAGGTGAGCCCTTCGAACCCTACAGGTGATCTTGTTTTTCATGATAAAGGTTCTCTTTCTATTACAGCACAAAGGGGCGTAAAGGTTGGACATATTATCAGTGGTGGCAATATTGACCTTTTTGCTGGCAACGACATTTATTATGATCAGATCATAGGCTATGGCACAGCCACATTGACATCGGTATCAGGAGGGATCAGTGTTGAGAATGTGCTGTCTGCTAAGGGGGATGTGAGATTGACAGCCAACACTCTCGATTTGAGCAATAATCGTTCTCATATTTATACGCCGCAAACGCTATATTTAACTGCGGATCATATTTATGTTTCGGGCAGTACGCTGATTTATGGCGGTTTAGATTTTCAAAGCACCAATGTTCTTGATATTCACCATGCACGGCTACAAGCCGTTACCGATGAAGGCGGGACAGGAGATATTCTCTTTGTTGCTCCAGGCGTTATGGTGGATGAGGCCACATCGGTTTTAGCGGCACGAGATTTTGTCATCAAAACAGGGGAGCTTAAAAATAGCGGTCAATTGGCAGCAGGGCATAATTTAGCCTTTAGCGTGAGGGGTGATGCGAGGAACAGCAAAACGGGTTTAATTTATGTGAAGGGCAATGGTGCTTTACAAGTTGATGGGGCTTTGCGCAATGATTTTGGCGCCATTGTTGCAGAGGGTGATTTATCTTTCACCAATGCAGAAGGTACTGGAAAAAGCCTTTCCCTTGTCAATAAAGCGGGCTTTATTCAAGTTGGTGGAAACTTAAATATCCAAACCAACAGTCTGAAAAACGAAGCCGATAGCACACCCGTTATCACGGAAAAAACGGAAGAAGTCGCCATCGCATTCGAAAAACCAGAGGGTTTTGATTCAATTAAAAATGCGATTTTGTATCATACAACAAGTATAGCAAATGAGTTGGGGATGGAACTATGGGGCGTTTCCTATAAGGAAGCTGAATGTTCAGGAAACACATGTAATCTTCACATTAAAAATTCTTTGGCCAACAAAGAGGCAACTTATGGTAAGATAACTTTAGAAGATGGGATAGTATACAAGGCGTTTACTTGGAAGGAAGAGAATAAAAGTTGGCTTTTTTTTCAAGGGTACCGATGGAATAATTTATCTCACATGATACAGAAAACTGTCACGCAAGAATTTTCGCCTACTCGTCAAGGAATGATACAGTCTCACGGCAATCTCATCATTAACGCTGATACCATTGACAACCATTATAGCTCTATAGAAGCAGGGGGAAATGCCGATATCCACGCCAATGTGCTGACCAATTTGGGGGCAACAGCTTATAAAAATACCTATATGGGTTGTCAGGCTAATACGGATGCTTATTGTTATGCTTATAACGCTGATGGAAGCCGAAATGTTGCTTTAGATATAATAAATAATGATGGTTTTCGCCAAACTGGTTCAAAAGTTCTTGATAGCGTTTCTGGTCTTGTCCAAGCGGGTGGCACGTTGAATTTGGTGGTCGATCAACTCAATAACACGGCAGCGAAAGGTTCCATTACAGGAGATGCGCATTTTGAAGCAAAAACCGTTGAAGGTAATCCACTGGAGGACTTAAGTGGTTTAACTGGGGCTGGTGCTCTCTTTACACCAAAAGTAGATCTCAATAATGCAGGAGAACTTTCTGATGGGCTTCCTTTACCAAAGCCCCAATCGGGTGGGGTTGGGGGCACGCTGCCCAAGCAGAATTTTATTTATGAAACGCGGGCAGAATTCCTTGATGTTGGCAAGTTTTATGGTTCAGCCTATTTTTTGAATAGAATTGGTTACAATCCTGACAGAGAGATTTTTTTCTTAGGGGATGCTTATTTTGAAAAGCAACTGATTGAAAAACAAATGCGTGATCTTGTGGGGCAAGGTTTGGGCAAGGGCTCTTTCATTCCTGGAAGTGATGCCATTGAACAAGTCAAAAACTTGCTGGATGTGGGGGCAGATTATGCAAAAACACACAATTTGACTTTTGGTGAGCCTTTAAGTGAAGAACAACTTGCTTCTCTAGAAGCTCCGATGGTGATTTATGTACGCCAACAGGTCAAGGGCATGGATGTTTATGCGCCGGTGCTTTACATCCCCGAAAAGGAGAGAGCCTCCTTTGTTTCTGCTGGTGCCTTGATCATGGGGGATGATGTCAATATCACCAGCCAAAATACCAGCAATTCCACAATAACCAATTCAGGGCGGATTGCGGCAAACCACCAATTGCATGTGCATGGTGGGGATATCCTCAGTCAAGGAGGGCATTTTGCGGCGGGTGGTGATGCTTTTTTAGTTGCACAGAAGAATATTCGTTTAGATGCAGGGCGCACAACGGTTGACGGCGTGGAGACCGTATTAAACACCGATGCGCTTTCTGCTGGTGGCAATGCGAGCGTGATTGCCAAACAAGATCTCACAGCTTCAGGGGTGAGGATCACCACGAAGGGTGATCTTGCCATGGCCACAGAGCAGGGCAATTTAACAATAGGTTCAGCGCAAACACATTACCACAGCGAACAGGGTGATGCCACCATGCATCATAAATCGGAAGTCAATTCTGGGGGCTCAACGACACTTGCTTCTGGAAAGGATCTCAATGTTCTAGGCTCTGATGTTCAAACAAAGGATAAACTTCTCTTACAAGCTGAGGGCAATGTTTCGATTGATGCCACGCGCAACAGCATGGACAATCATACGCAGGATGGGCAAACCTCCCATGTCACCTTACACAATGGCTCTCATTTAAGTTCTGGAAAAGATACCACGGTCCTATCCGGTCAAGATATCCATATTGCTGCTTCTGATATAGATGCGAAGGGCAATGTTGCTCTTGGCGCACAAAGGGAGATAACAATAGGGGTGAGAAACGATGAAAGAGATTATCATTTTCAGGGCAGCGACTTTAGTATTGACAGGCAAGAGTCTATTTCTCTGGGCTCTTCGATAAAATCAGGGGGTGATACCACGGTTGTTGCGGGGCAGGATGGAAAGGCGCATGACCTTAGCATCACGGGCAGTTCTATTGCTGCTGAGGGCAAGGTGGGGTTGAAAGCCAGCAACGATATTCTCATCAACAATGCAGAGGATAGCTCACACCGTGAGATATCTAGCTACACAGATGGCGGTTTTTTTGGGGGAAGCTCATCCTATCATGAAACTTTTGGAGCTACCCAAGTGGTAGGTTCAAGTATAGCAGGAGAAAAAGGTGTTGCTCTTGAATCTGGAAACAATACGCAGATTGTAGCGTCGATGCTCACAGCAGGCAAGCCAGGGGAAATAACCGATCAGGCAAAAGCGGATATTACCATTCACTCTGGGGGAAAGATTACTATCAAAGGTATTCAAGAACACTACGACCAGCAAGAACAATCCTCAGAAAGTAGTTTTTTGCATGAGGAATCCTCCAATAGCTCTCAATCGCATAGCACAACGGTCTCCTCTATCCTTGGGGCAACGGGCAACATTATCACGCAATCAGACAAAGAGACTACAATCACAGCTTCTCATATGTTTGCAAATGAAGGTATTCATGTGACGGGAGAAAATGTGACGATTGATGGCATGACAGATCATCATAAGAGCCATTCAGAAACCCATGAAACAGGTTTTGGTGTGGGTTCAGGCAAGGGCTTTGTATCGGTATACGGAAGTGAGTCAAAGACAGAAAATGAAGAAAGTTTTGAACATCAAGGCTCTTCTCTCAATGGGAAAAATATCACCATCACCGCCACCAAAAAAGATGTGAACGTGGTGGGCTCTGATTTTACTGCGCAAGAAAATATTCATGTTTCGGCAGTCCATGATATCAATGTTTCACCTGGTCACAATCGTCATAGCGCAAGCTCAAAGGAAGAACGCACAGGTTTTGGGTTTCAGTTTGAAAAGAACCCTAGCGGTGCTTCCGTGGGTGTTGGAATTGCAAGCGCTAAAGATACGGGCGATCAATGGGAAAATACCAATACGCCATCTCATTTCAAGGCGGGCAAAGATGTGCAGATCAATGGTGGCAATGATGTGAATTTACAAGAAACCATTGTTTCGGCGGATCGTGATGTCAACATTGATGCTGGCAATAATATCACCCTATCAGAAAGCTATGATACCTCTAACGCAAAAGAAAAGCATGAAAAGTCCTTTGCTGGTGTGACAGGATCTGTCAATGTGGGCATTCTTGGTGCCGTACAAGATGTAAGGGATGCAGCCAAACGTTTTGGTCATGGGGATACAAAACACAAAATCGGCAATGGTCTTATTGCTGGTCTAAAAGGCTATGATCTCTATAGCAAAGGCAAAGGTCTTTACAATGGGATGAAGGATGGAAAACTTAAACAATCGGTTCGTGATATTGCTGATGTTTCTGCTAGCGTAACCGTGGGCTTTAAGACAGAGAAGGAGGAGGCATCTGTTCAGACATCTACTGCGGTAACAGATAGCATAGAAGGAGGGCGTTCTATTAATATCCATGCCCATGAAGGCAGCATCCATAGTATTGGCGCTGATATTATCGCTGGTACCAATCCAGTCTATGCAAATGATGAGCAGAGCGGGAATATCACCTTGGATGCAAGACAACATATCCTCTTTGAAAGTGCGCAAAACACGCAAAGCACACAAAACAGAAGTGAAAGCGCTTCAATGAATATTGGGTATAGTTATGGTACTGGTGGTACAGGGTGGATGGGTAACGCCTCTTTTGGTAAAGGCAAGGGCTCCAGTGAGGAGGTTCAGCAAAAGAACAGCCATATTATAGGCACCGGCACTGTTCATAGCACAAGTGGAGGCAACACCACACTGGAAGGTGCAGTGCTTTCTGGAAACCGTGTAGAGATGGATGTTGGTGGTGATTTTACTGTTATAAGCCGCAGTGATACGGGACACAGTTCCAGCAAGCAAAACTCTCTTTCTATTGGGTTTAATGGTGGAAAAAAGAATGATGCAGCTACAACCAATATATCCTTGAACAAGGATAAATCCTCTAGTGATTATCATAGTGTTGTGGAACAATCAGGCATCAAAGCGGGTGATGGCGGTTTTAAAATCAACGTTAAAGATAAAACGACCCTAACTGGAGGTATTATTGAAAGCACCGCGCCGGCAGATAAAAACAGCCTGACCACAGGAAGCATTAGCACCAGTGATATAAGCAACAGTGCGCATGCGCAAGCCAGCAGCGATGGGATCAGCATTTCTGCGGGTGGTCCGATGTATCAGGGCAAATATGGTGTTGGGAAAAACATTGCTAAAAATGTCTTAGATCATTCAAAAGCTAAAGATTCAGAGGAAGGATACACCAAATCTGCTATTAGCGATGGCACCATCGTCATTACTGATGAAGCAGGGCAGAAGGCATTGACAGGGCAAGATGTTGAGCAAGCCATAGCCTCCCTTAATCGTGATACTGCCACCGCCCATAAGGGTGTACAACAACTCGATGTAGGCAAGCTGGAACAAATCGTCCATGAAAACCGTGAAATGGTAACGCAACTCTTAGAAGAAGGGTTTAAATACAGCGATGATTCCTATAAAACCATGTTTATCAAAGAGCACCCCATCGCCGTTGTCGACCGTGATGAAAAGGGCAATATAATCTATGAAACTGATGCAAATGGACAATATATCAAAGACGCTCGTGGACAATCAATACCTCACGCACATTATTTAACGGATGAAGAAAAGGAACATTTACAAGAAGGTGCTGATGGCAAGGTGCATGTGTTCCTCAATGGCATTTTTACTCCACCATATGAGGCCGCTGTTTATGCGGTTCAACATGCGAAGGATAAAAATGTACCGCTTTATTTTGTTGTGTTCCCAGAAGCGGATTCTGCTATTTCAGAACTTTTGGTCGCGGGCTATCAGAAGTTTATGGAAAATAACTTTTGGGGTTTGACCAATTCCACACAAGAAGCAAAAGATCTAACGTCTCGCTATGGTAACACAGGATTGCATTTTGATGCCCATAGTCGAGGCAGTTTGACAGGCTTTAATATGATGAATTCTTTCAAACAAGAAGGTGTAAATGATGTAGCAGGCAATACAACGATCAGTTTCTTTGGACCAGCGGCTAATGTTTTGGCTGCATCCGGTCTGTTAGGTTATGTGAGTGGTGGCAAACAAACCACTATTGGCTTTGATGGGAATAGATACGACTTTGTAAGCAGAATTATTGGCGGCAATGGCTATACTTACGAGACAATACCTGCTGGCAGTAACGTTTTGACAGAATGGTGGAGAGTGATCATGAATCCCATAAGTTCCCATACCTGTCTTGGAGATGCGGGTCCAAAATGCCAAAAGTTTTATGGCACATCTCATCGTGAACAATTTCCTTTAAGTAAATCACGGAGTAAAAAATGA
- a CDS encoding ShlB/FhaC/HecB family hemolysin secretion/activation protein → MQSGGQSVLFSVFLRRSSLLRIFLAILVLFGMFSGVTVYARSSAFLYPQIPTDNFAREHTEQQRLKRIEHLRALTPKGMDTSPERDQGAHLGGGYCFNIDHITVDGVYHINKRTIAKVTDAYVGRCIGLSEIQILIKQLTKVYLDQGYVTARFYIPDQDIKSNKELKLVVVEGKLSDIYYNGSPASRYNQIVWSAFPGLKGHVLNMRDIEQGLDQINRLSSAHAKSELLPGGEDGSTIVNISNHPDKAFSVTLTHDNMGQASTGYARYSTGLKVENILGLNDLWDFGYQRSGRDYWGGSKQEGHSNNISASVSIPYGYWTFSLNGYLYDYQSIIKGNFTDIETTGNSSELHASTSRVLHRDSVSLTTLNLGLSYKKTNNYLLGNKIEVGSRQYSVANFGISHSRQMLGGTWTFDVSYLQGLPLFHSVKKHDPGAGDAEPQFAKFTGTISAMTPFKVGRLDFILSNLLSGQYSPHNLLGAEQISLGGASNVRGTRESLLFGNNGFFIRNDLSLRTLPWSNNASLKKVLGELRPFIGLDYGRVFSQPLYGFTHEQLAGWTAGFKLAGGMVSLDASYSSVLWSTVKHKNPGTFLMTLTMNL, encoded by the coding sequence ATGCAAAGTGGGGGGCAATCTGTATTGTTTTCTGTATTTTTACGCCGAAGTTCTCTTTTAAGAATTTTTCTAGCCATTTTAGTGTTGTTTGGCATGTTTTCTGGCGTCACTGTTTATGCGCGTTCTTCGGCATTTTTATATCCACAAATACCAACAGATAATTTTGCCCGTGAGCACACTGAGCAGCAAAGATTAAAAAGGATTGAGCATTTACGCGCTTTAACGCCCAAAGGAATGGACACTTCTCCTGAAAGGGATCAAGGGGCGCATCTTGGTGGTGGATATTGCTTCAACATTGACCATATTACTGTTGATGGGGTTTATCATATCAACAAGCGGACTATAGCAAAAGTTACGGATGCTTATGTTGGGAGATGTATAGGTCTTTCTGAGATACAGATATTAATAAAACAATTAACCAAAGTTTATTTGGATCAAGGTTATGTGACGGCGCGTTTTTATATTCCAGACCAAGATATCAAAAGCAATAAAGAACTGAAGTTAGTTGTTGTTGAGGGGAAGCTTTCAGATATTTACTATAATGGTTCTCCAGCATCTCGTTATAATCAGATTGTGTGGAGTGCTTTTCCAGGGCTTAAAGGTCATGTTCTTAACATGCGCGATATTGAACAGGGGCTTGATCAGATCAACCGTTTGAGTTCAGCGCATGCAAAAAGCGAACTACTCCCAGGCGGTGAAGATGGAAGTACCATTGTTAATATTAGCAATCATCCTGATAAGGCATTTAGTGTTACGCTTACGCATGACAATATGGGGCAAGCCTCCACGGGTTATGCGCGTTATAGTACGGGTTTAAAGGTAGAAAATATTTTAGGGCTCAATGATTTATGGGACTTTGGCTATCAACGCAGTGGACGAGATTATTGGGGTGGGAGTAAGCAAGAAGGGCATAGCAATAATATTTCAGCGAGTGTGAGTATTCCTTACGGTTATTGGACATTTTCGTTAAATGGCTATCTTTATGATTATCAGAGCATTATTAAGGGCAACTTTACAGATATAGAAACGACAGGCAATTCCAGTGAATTGCATGCCAGCACCAGCCGGGTTCTCCATCGCGATAGTGTTTCACTTACCACGCTGAATTTGGGTCTTTCCTATAAAAAGACCAACAATTATCTTCTAGGCAATAAGATTGAGGTTGGCAGTCGTCAATATAGCGTTGCCAATTTTGGGATTTCGCATTCCCGTCAGATGCTGGGTGGAACATGGACCTTTGATGTCAGTTATTTGCAAGGTCTTCCCTTGTTTCATTCTGTCAAGAAGCACGATCCAGGAGCAGGGGATGCGGAGCCGCAATTTGCTAAATTTACCGGTACGATTAGTGCCATGACGCCTTTTAAGGTAGGGCGCTTGGACTTTATACTGAGCAATCTTTTGAGTGGGCAATATTCTCCGCATAATTTATTGGGTGCTGAGCAGATTTCGTTGGGGGGCGCTTCTAATGTGCGTGGAACGCGCGAGAGTTTGCTTTTTGGCAATAACGGTTTTTTTATTCGTAATGATTTGTCTTTGCGCACACTACCGTGGAGCAACAACGCTTCTCTGAAAAAAGTTTTGGGTGAATTGCGTCCCTTTATTGGTTTGGACTATGGGCGTGTTTTTTCGCAGCCCCTGTATGGATTTACGCATGAACAGCTTGCCGGTTGGACAGCAGGGTTCAAGCTTGCGGGGGGGATGGTTTCCCTTGATGCAAGCTATTCCAGTGTTTTGTGGAGCACAGTTAAGCACAAGAACCCTGGAACATTTTTAATGACATTAACAATGAATCTTTAA